The following are from one region of the Actinoplanes sp. L3-i22 genome:
- a CDS encoding carbohydrate ABC transporter permease, translating into MSRRLQPVAAILLVAALIGVPLWLVVATAGKSRAEAVDPNLSPPGQWHLFDNLRQVWTEADVPAAFFGSLLIVVPTVAGVLILGSMAAWILARRTSRLTAALYALGISGIILPPAVVTVVLLLRQLGLAGTALGMIGVYLGIYLSTVIFFVTGFVRTIPAALEEAARIDGAGPVDVFRRIVLPLLRPVLATATILICLYVWNDVFYAFFVVGGRLDTLPLNLFRVASAGLYLNNWHLIFAYVILMSLPLIVVFAVAQRKIISGITGGAVK; encoded by the coding sequence GTGAGCCGCCGTCTGCAACCCGTCGCCGCGATCCTGCTGGTGGCGGCGCTGATCGGGGTGCCGCTCTGGCTGGTCGTCGCGACCGCCGGCAAGTCCCGGGCCGAAGCCGTCGACCCGAACCTGTCCCCGCCCGGCCAGTGGCATCTGTTCGACAACCTGCGCCAGGTGTGGACCGAGGCGGACGTGCCGGCGGCGTTCTTCGGCAGCCTGCTGATCGTCGTGCCGACCGTGGCCGGGGTGCTGATCCTGGGCTCGATGGCGGCGTGGATCCTGGCCCGGCGCACGTCGCGGCTGACGGCGGCCCTCTACGCGCTCGGCATCAGCGGGATCATCCTGCCGCCGGCCGTGGTCACCGTGGTGCTGCTGCTGCGGCAACTCGGGCTGGCCGGGACGGCACTCGGGATGATCGGGGTCTACCTGGGCATCTACCTCTCGACCGTGATCTTCTTCGTGACCGGATTCGTGCGTACGATCCCGGCCGCGCTCGAAGAGGCCGCGCGCATCGACGGCGCGGGCCCGGTCGACGTGTTCCGCCGGATCGTGCTGCCGCTGCTCCGGCCGGTGCTGGCCACCGCGACGATTCTGATCTGCCTGTATGTGTGGAACGACGTGTTCTACGCGTTCTTCGTGGTCGGGGGTCGCCTGGACACGCTGCCACTGAACCTTTTCCGGGTGGCCAGTGCGGGACTGTATCTGAACAATTGGCACCTGATCTTCGCGTACGTAATCCTGATGAGTCTGCCCTTGATCGTGGTCTTCGCCGTCGCCCAGCGGAAGATCATTTCGGGGATCACCGGTGGCGCCGTCAAATAG
- a CDS encoding CBM35 domain-containing protein: MRSRHITASVLAATVLAASIPATPALAATSQFTVDLGVSTGALRYGATGFLYGLGDEGIPNETMLAALKPQVTAQKAPDGLQHPNGDALKIAPMFKRAGGREIQIYMQDVYQQWPYENLGLADYLAKVDTMTRKVVADPYRSSYVYVPFNEPDQIWYSGNLTALLSDWKTVYQRIRSIDATARIAGPNFAAYRSADLRAFLTFARDNNVLPDVMTWHELGDDFFTSWQQHFDDYRAIETSLGVSKRPISINEYARSSGDLGVPGNLVQYVAKFENSKVDGCLAYWTTAGGLNDLVTRNNQATGAWWLYKWYGDLTGTTVAVTPPSASGSLQGLAAWDPAKKQARVILGGNNPATGTYDTNVLVKGVPSDLGTTVHATVWGVDSSGTNPSTGPYVVKEGDFTASNGQVTVPLTGLKGQSAYQIIFAPNKDLTAASTTRYEAEYAAFGGTAKLTYGSNSGYSGTYFIEGYGGSSTASTNFVVTAPADGYYNLALRYSAGPYTGAPATRSIRLRVNGTDLTDVSLPGTTDWNTWKTATTRVYLPAGINRIDYHAFASDDRDAVNLDYLDVAATTGTVTAYEGESSANTLAGAAAVVSDTAASGGKYVGWLGAGAANTLRFNGVSAPAAGRYRLVVGYANAEVVGEHDYNTNIVDRYAEISVNGGAAKKVFFRNTLAWSTYWTTVVDVDLAAGTNTITFGNASTGYAPNIDRIQVAAVLG, encoded by the coding sequence GTGCGATCGAGACACATCACCGCCTCAGTGCTCGCGGCCACCGTCCTGGCCGCGAGCATCCCCGCCACCCCGGCCCTCGCCGCTACCTCGCAGTTCACCGTTGACCTGGGTGTCAGCACCGGCGCGCTGCGCTATGGCGCGACCGGCTTCCTCTACGGCCTCGGTGACGAGGGCATCCCCAACGAGACCATGCTCGCCGCCCTCAAACCGCAGGTCACCGCCCAGAAAGCCCCCGACGGCCTGCAACACCCGAACGGCGACGCCCTGAAGATCGCGCCGATGTTCAAGCGCGCCGGCGGCCGCGAGATCCAGATCTACATGCAGGACGTCTACCAGCAGTGGCCCTACGAGAACCTGGGCCTCGCCGACTACCTCGCCAAGGTCGACACGATGACCCGCAAGGTCGTCGCCGATCCGTACCGCAGTTCCTACGTCTACGTCCCGTTCAACGAGCCCGACCAGATCTGGTACAGCGGCAACCTCACCGCCCTGCTCTCCGACTGGAAGACGGTCTACCAGCGGATCCGCTCGATCGACGCGACGGCGCGGATCGCCGGCCCGAACTTCGCCGCCTACCGTTCGGCCGACCTGCGCGCCTTCCTCACGTTCGCGCGGGACAACAACGTCCTGCCGGACGTGATGACCTGGCACGAGCTGGGCGACGACTTCTTCACCAGCTGGCAACAGCACTTCGACGACTACCGGGCGATCGAGACCAGTCTCGGCGTGAGCAAGCGGCCGATCTCGATCAACGAGTACGCCCGCTCCTCCGGCGACCTGGGCGTCCCCGGCAACCTGGTCCAGTACGTCGCGAAGTTCGAGAACAGCAAGGTGGACGGCTGCCTCGCCTACTGGACCACGGCCGGCGGCCTGAACGACCTGGTCACCCGCAACAATCAGGCGACCGGCGCATGGTGGCTCTACAAGTGGTACGGCGACCTGACCGGCACCACGGTCGCGGTCACGCCGCCGTCGGCGAGCGGTTCGCTGCAGGGCCTGGCGGCGTGGGATCCGGCGAAGAAGCAGGCGCGGGTCATTCTCGGCGGCAACAATCCGGCGACCGGCACCTACGACACGAACGTACTGGTCAAGGGCGTCCCGTCGGACCTCGGCACGACCGTGCACGCGACCGTCTGGGGTGTCGACAGCTCCGGCACCAACCCGTCGACCGGGCCCTACGTCGTGAAAGAGGGCGACTTCACGGCGTCGAACGGCCAGGTCACGGTGCCGTTGACCGGTCTCAAGGGGCAGTCCGCGTACCAAATTATCTTTGCGCCCAACAAGGACCTGACCGCGGCCTCGACCACCCGCTACGAAGCGGAATATGCCGCCTTCGGCGGCACGGCGAAGCTCACCTACGGCAGCAATTCCGGATATTCCGGAACATACTTCATTGAGGGGTACGGCGGCAGCAGCACCGCCTCCACGAACTTCGTGGTGACCGCGCCCGCCGACGGCTACTACAACCTGGCGCTGCGCTACTCGGCCGGCCCCTACACCGGCGCGCCGGCGACCCGGTCGATCCGGCTGCGGGTCAACGGCACCGACCTGACCGACGTCAGCCTGCCCGGGACCACCGACTGGAACACCTGGAAGACCGCGACCACTCGGGTCTACCTGCCGGCCGGGATCAACCGGATCGACTACCACGCGTTCGCGAGCGACGACCGGGACGCGGTCAACCTGGACTATCTCGACGTCGCCGCGACCACCGGAACGGTCACCGCCTACGAGGGCGAGAGCTCGGCCAACACGCTCGCCGGCGCGGCGGCCGTGGTCAGCGACACCGCTGCCTCCGGCGGCAAATATGTCGGCTGGCTGGGCGCGGGCGCGGCCAACACGTTGCGCTTCAACGGTGTGAGCGCGCCGGCCGCGGGCCGGTATCGCCTGGTCGTCGGCTACGCGAACGCGGAAGTGGTCGGCGAGCACGACTACAACACCAACATCGTCGATCGGTACGCCGAGATCAGCGTCAACGGCGGCGCGGCGAAGAAGGTGTTCTTCCGCAACACGCTCGCCTGGTCCACCTACTGGACGACGGTCGTCGACGTCGATCTGGCGGCCGGCACCAACACCATCACGTTCGGTAACGCGTCGACCGGCTACGCACCGAACATCGACCGCATCCAGGTCGCCGCGGTCCTGGGCTGA
- a CDS encoding ABC transporter substrate-binding protein has product MRRLITAAGALLLTAGLAACTDPGAPDDVAAAETITWADPTAKLDGVQLTIWAAQNSNTVPKKVIEGFQRATGAAVRVVTIPDPYEQGIQTKVATGDKPDLAFWQPTASMLTAINAKANLQPLTGAPWLGKLDPKLTDITGLLDGTRYAALVTSPAVEGVYYNKEVFAANGITTPPKTFDDLVTLARTLKGKGVTPFYEMGADRWATQWWVQVQLADAARAGLWDRINTGQEKFTDKTVLDAITRYDALIKEGLFNKDIKTAKFEDQGTALLGGKTAMVVQVNSFFGQLQAKADTATLNQKIGFFPIAPSGNVGTFIPDQSNALVAFQTGDDKREAAARQLLAYWMGPGYADFVTDRNTVSLETGVPNPAGVPQALLDVHAAVAGSAGSMQALAVANPDLYLNLADMIAGTMTPAQVAKATQDQFEQLAKAAGYLK; this is encoded by the coding sequence ATGAGACGTTTGATAACCGCCGCCGGCGCGCTTCTGCTCACCGCCGGGCTCGCCGCCTGCACCGACCCGGGCGCCCCCGACGACGTCGCCGCGGCCGAGACGATCACCTGGGCCGACCCGACCGCCAAGCTCGACGGTGTGCAGCTGACCATCTGGGCCGCGCAGAACAGCAACACCGTGCCGAAGAAGGTGATCGAGGGCTTTCAGCGGGCCACCGGCGCCGCGGTCCGGGTCGTGACCATTCCCGACCCGTACGAGCAGGGCATTCAGACCAAGGTCGCGACCGGCGACAAGCCGGATCTGGCGTTCTGGCAGCCGACGGCGTCGATGCTGACCGCGATCAACGCGAAGGCGAACCTGCAGCCGCTGACCGGCGCGCCCTGGCTGGGCAAGCTCGACCCGAAGCTGACCGACATCACCGGGCTGCTCGACGGCACCCGGTATGCCGCGCTGGTCACCAGCCCGGCGGTCGAGGGCGTCTACTACAACAAGGAGGTCTTCGCGGCGAACGGGATCACCACCCCGCCGAAGACCTTCGACGACCTGGTCACGCTGGCCCGCACGCTCAAGGGCAAGGGCGTCACCCCGTTCTACGAGATGGGCGCGGACCGCTGGGCGACGCAGTGGTGGGTGCAGGTCCAGCTCGCCGACGCGGCCCGGGCCGGGCTCTGGGATCGGATCAATACCGGTCAGGAGAAGTTCACCGACAAGACCGTCCTGGACGCGATCACCCGCTATGACGCGCTGATCAAAGAGGGTCTTTTCAACAAAGACATCAAAACCGCCAAATTCGAGGATCAGGGTACGGCGTTGCTCGGCGGAAAGACCGCGATGGTCGTTCAGGTGAACTCGTTCTTCGGACAGTTGCAGGCCAAGGCGGACACCGCCACGCTGAACCAGAAGATCGGCTTCTTCCCGATCGCGCCGTCCGGCAACGTCGGCACGTTCATCCCGGACCAGTCCAACGCCCTGGTCGCGTTCCAGACCGGCGACGACAAGCGGGAAGCGGCCGCCCGGCAGCTGCTGGCCTACTGGATGGGCCCGGGCTACGCCGACTTCGTCACCGACCGTAACACCGTCTCACTGGAGACCGGCGTGCCGAACCCGGCCGGGGTGCCGCAGGCGCTGCTCGACGTGCACGCCGCGGTCGCCGGCTCGGCCGGATCGATGCAGGCCCTGGCGGTCGCCAACCCCGACCTGTACCTGAACCTGGCCGACATGATCGCCGGGACGATGACCCCGGCGCAGGTCGCCAAGGCCACCCAGGACCAGTTCGAGCAGCTCGCCAAAGCGGCCGGTTACTTGAAGTGA
- a CDS encoding carbohydrate ABC transporter permease encodes MTTALGTLTKARALPVAAPGTITRRTHPLWFLLPAYAILLIFFVLPTVYQFAYAFTDWSGFKASINPVGVDNFVQLASDGTLFRALRITVVYAVLVAIFQNLFGFGLAVLLERDTVINRIARTFLMLPVLMSALAVGYIFQALLKHTGALADTTWTIVVVSLIHAWKWMGLAMLIYLAGLKTVPEDVVEAARIDGASPWRAFWAVRVPLLAPAITFNVATALLGSMNGFDVVQATTGGGPARTTELLNIFIYRTFGQGLFAQATTMSLVLFLLVALLAFPVIVLLRRREEIL; translated from the coding sequence GTGACGACCGCGCTCGGTACGTTGACGAAGGCCCGGGCGCTGCCGGTGGCGGCCCCGGGCACCATCACCCGGCGGACGCATCCGTTGTGGTTCCTGCTCCCGGCGTACGCAATCCTTCTGATCTTCTTTGTTCTTCCGACGGTTTATCAGTTCGCCTACGCGTTCACCGACTGGTCGGGATTCAAGGCGTCGATAAATCCGGTCGGGGTGGACAATTTTGTGCAGCTCGCGTCGGACGGCACGCTGTTCCGGGCGCTGCGGATCACGGTCGTCTACGCGGTGCTGGTGGCGATCTTCCAGAACCTGTTCGGTTTCGGTCTCGCGGTGCTGCTGGAACGGGACACGGTGATCAATCGGATCGCCCGGACGTTCCTGATGCTGCCGGTGCTGATGTCCGCGCTCGCGGTCGGCTACATCTTCCAGGCGCTGCTCAAGCACACCGGCGCGCTCGCCGACACCACGTGGACGATCGTGGTGGTCAGCCTGATCCACGCCTGGAAGTGGATGGGCCTGGCGATGTTGATCTACCTGGCCGGGCTGAAGACCGTCCCCGAGGACGTCGTCGAGGCCGCCCGGATCGACGGCGCGTCACCGTGGCGCGCGTTCTGGGCGGTCCGGGTGCCGCTGCTCGCGCCGGCGATCACGTTCAACGTGGCGACCGCGCTGCTCGGCTCGATGAACGGCTTCGACGTGGTGCAGGCGACGACCGGCGGCGGCCCGGCCCGGACCACCGAACTGCTCAACATCTTCATCTACCGCACGTTCGGACAGGGCCTGTTCGCCCAGGCCACCACGATGAGCCTGGTCCTGTTCCTGCTGGTGGCGCTGCTGGCGTTCCCGGTGATCGTGCTGCTCCGCCGGCGTGAGGAGATCCTGTGA
- a CDS encoding glycoside hydrolase family 36 protein — protein sequence MEWGNLVIDVSGDGPARLHGSGQPLVEILAAGEGRDHVSRRFSETAIGRRLRVTGVAETRDGIWRGLRLDQHDERTGIAVRLDLRSSGPAAFQARTTVTNGGPDPILLLGVTSFAAGLPRPAAERGSGLPGPAATGNDPHADRLDLLTGDSEWLGEGRWTRRPLRTVVPDLNLRMHGQDGRGCYTVTSAGTWSTGTHLPTGALLDRVTGDGWYWQVEHNGPWRFEIGERRDGVYLALLGPTDMDHQWQQPLAPGESFTSVPVSLAESVAALTAHRRALVGAPTEHPVIFNDYMNTLMGDPTTAKLRPLIDAAAAAGAEVFCIDAGWYDNDADWWDSVGEWQPSSTRFPDGLGEVLDRIRGHGMIPGLWLEPEVIGVRSPMADKLPDAAFLRRGGVRTVEHGRYHLDLRHPAAVGHLDEVVDRLVEELGVGYLKLDYNIDPGPVPGLLDHNRAHLAWLDRLRARHPALILENCASGAMRADYALLSRMHLQSTSDQQDFRLYPPIAVAAPLSILPEQAASWAYPQPGMSDEEIAYAMCTGLLGRLYLSGRLDVMRPGQRELVRDGVLAYHGIREILGAATPFWPLGLPRWDDGWLALGLRAGDTTFLGVWRRPGAAEKITIPLPGEFETVYPRRLPEWSRMQSSHATTLTASAPYTARIFQIHQP from the coding sequence GTGGAATGGGGAAACCTGGTCATCGACGTCAGCGGGGACGGACCGGCGCGACTGCACGGCTCCGGGCAACCGCTGGTGGAGATCCTGGCCGCCGGCGAGGGTCGTGACCACGTGTCACGGCGCTTCTCGGAGACCGCGATCGGCCGCCGACTGCGCGTCACCGGTGTCGCGGAAACTCGCGACGGGATCTGGCGTGGGCTGCGGCTCGACCAGCACGACGAGCGGACCGGCATCGCCGTACGGCTGGATCTGCGGTCCTCGGGACCAGCGGCCTTTCAGGCGCGGACCACGGTGACCAACGGCGGACCCGATCCGATCCTGCTCCTCGGCGTGACCTCGTTCGCCGCCGGCCTGCCAAGGCCGGCGGCAGAGCGAGGATCCGGCCTGCCAGGGCCGGCGGCGACCGGAAATGATCCGCACGCGGATCGGCTCGACCTGCTCACCGGGGACAGTGAGTGGCTGGGCGAGGGTCGCTGGACCCGGCGGCCGCTGCGCACCGTCGTCCCCGATCTGAACCTCCGGATGCACGGTCAGGACGGGCGCGGCTGCTACACCGTGACCAGCGCCGGAACCTGGTCGACCGGCACCCACCTGCCCACCGGCGCGCTGCTCGACCGGGTCACCGGAGACGGCTGGTACTGGCAGGTCGAGCACAACGGCCCGTGGCGCTTCGAGATCGGCGAGCGACGGGACGGCGTCTACCTCGCGCTGCTCGGACCGACCGACATGGATCACCAGTGGCAGCAGCCGCTGGCCCCGGGCGAGTCGTTCACGTCGGTGCCGGTCAGCCTCGCGGAGTCGGTGGCGGCGCTCACCGCGCACCGCCGGGCCCTGGTCGGCGCGCCGACGGAGCACCCGGTGATCTTCAACGACTACATGAACACGCTGATGGGCGACCCGACCACGGCGAAGCTCCGCCCGCTGATCGACGCCGCGGCCGCGGCCGGAGCCGAGGTGTTCTGCATCGACGCCGGCTGGTACGACAACGACGCCGACTGGTGGGACAGCGTCGGCGAGTGGCAGCCGTCCTCGACCCGGTTCCCGGACGGGCTCGGCGAGGTGCTCGACCGGATCCGCGGCCACGGCATGATCCCCGGCCTGTGGCTGGAGCCGGAGGTGATCGGCGTCCGCAGCCCGATGGCCGACAAGCTGCCGGACGCCGCGTTCCTGCGGCGGGGCGGCGTGCGCACGGTCGAGCACGGCCGCTACCACCTGGACCTGCGGCACCCGGCCGCGGTCGGGCATCTGGACGAGGTGGTCGACCGGCTGGTCGAGGAGCTCGGCGTCGGCTACCTGAAGCTGGACTACAACATCGACCCCGGCCCGGTCCCCGGCCTGCTGGACCACAATCGCGCGCATCTGGCCTGGCTGGACCGGCTCCGCGCCCGGCATCCCGCGCTGATCCTGGAGAACTGTGCCTCCGGGGCGATGCGCGCCGACTATGCCCTGCTCAGCCGGATGCATCTGCAGTCGACCAGCGACCAGCAGGACTTCCGGCTCTACCCGCCGATCGCGGTGGCCGCACCCCTGTCGATCCTGCCGGAACAGGCCGCCAGCTGGGCTTATCCGCAACCCGGGATGTCCGACGAGGAGATCGCGTACGCGATGTGCACCGGCCTGCTCGGCCGCCTGTACCTGTCCGGACGCCTCGACGTGATGCGCCCCGGCCAGCGGGAGCTCGTCCGGGACGGCGTTCTCGCGTACCACGGGATCCGCGAGATCCTCGGCGCGGCGACGCCGTTCTGGCCGCTGGGGCTGCCGCGCTGGGACGACGGATGGCTGGCCCTCGGCCTGCGCGCCGGCGACACCACCTTCCTGGGGGTGTGGCGGCGGCCGGGTGCCGCCGAGAAGATCACGATCCCGCTGCCGGGCGAATTCGAGACGGTCTATCCCCGCAGGCTGCCCGAATGGTCCCGGATGCAGAGTTCACACGCGACAACCCTCACCGCCAGTGCTCCCTACACCGCTCGGATCTTCCAGATCCACCAACCATGA
- a CDS encoding AAA family ATPase, with amino-acid sequence MPAWKGFVGRAAELAALAGALGDAIRGDPRTVLIAGEAGVGKTSLIEEFEDRCDGQDLLLARGACVSVGAGELPYSPWLAAMHAVEAAVGADALVDGARGDQAALSALIPALSDAGRPSEGGQLARAHLFSLFLELLGRLAAKRPLVLLLEDLHWADASSLDLLLFLSRNLRRVPVLLAGTFRTDELNEDSRHRVVFGELIRGRSSTYLELGRFGRDDLGELLGGDLAPEVVAKVHERSGGNAFLAQEILAAERRNPGGPVPDHLRDLLMMRVDGLSDEGQQVVGVVAAAGRPVSGALLEAASGLAGPALRSGVRDAVTRQVLVRTTEESYQLRHSLTAETFYQDLLPGERAGLHRAVAAALAGSAGPDASPIVQAELAHHWFHGQKDDDALFWTLRAARSAATVHAYAEARRQYGRVLDLWRRVPDAADLCECTYPRLLDEAAEVLDYAGDPQRAVELTSEAIQMVGSDPRDQAALHEHLARLRWRANDTPGAVAAARRAIALLDGLSDPALQARAGEVYARVLMLSGHYRAAIEQASAALALAESPVERGYLLVTLGTVRFILGEREAGVTQLREGLALAESTDSKENILRAYTNLTYCLQMLNELEEGLALARRGCDLAAGFGLRMTTGMVLVGNAADILLDLGRWDEIERLIGEVLPGEAADDLPLYIQYVRAEVCVARDELPAARGILDLVMSRSVGKTDQDFVGHAYSALAALEIAEGNWRAARRAVDEGLAKLGDGEGAFPALRLAVCGLQAAGEAFARQAAPEHWLGWAESLAERVSESMAELRRAGALPVAEALSQVAGASLLRVRGEPQEAAWGAVVETWRVMGHPYPEVQARVRLADCLLRRGATSALHKELVGAARVAEGLGARGVTRELSRMAELAGVVLESGPVLAVPVVRWGLTRREGQVLELIALGYTNGRIARSLDISEKTVSVHVSNVLAKLGVGNRWEAALLYRGESS; translated from the coding sequence ATGCCGGCGTGGAAGGGCTTCGTGGGGCGTGCGGCCGAACTCGCGGCCCTCGCCGGGGCACTCGGCGACGCGATCCGGGGTGACCCCCGGACCGTCCTGATCGCCGGCGAGGCCGGGGTCGGCAAGACCAGCCTGATCGAGGAGTTCGAGGACCGCTGCGACGGGCAGGACCTGCTGCTCGCCCGGGGCGCGTGCGTGTCGGTCGGGGCCGGCGAGCTGCCGTACAGTCCGTGGCTCGCCGCGATGCACGCGGTCGAGGCGGCGGTCGGCGCGGACGCGCTGGTCGACGGCGCCCGCGGGGACCAGGCCGCGCTCTCCGCGCTGATCCCGGCGCTGTCCGACGCCGGCCGGCCCTCCGAGGGCGGGCAACTGGCCCGCGCGCACCTGTTCTCGCTCTTCCTCGAACTGCTCGGGCGGCTCGCCGCGAAACGGCCGCTCGTCCTGCTCCTCGAGGACCTGCACTGGGCCGACGCGTCGTCGCTCGACCTGCTGCTGTTCCTGAGCCGTAACCTCCGGCGGGTGCCGGTGCTGCTGGCCGGGACCTTCCGCACCGACGAGCTCAACGAGGACTCCCGGCACCGGGTGGTCTTCGGGGAGCTGATCCGCGGCCGGTCCTCCACCTACCTGGAGCTCGGCCGCTTCGGCCGGGACGACCTCGGCGAACTGCTCGGCGGCGACCTCGCTCCGGAGGTGGTGGCCAAGGTCCACGAACGCTCCGGCGGCAACGCGTTCCTCGCCCAGGAGATCCTCGCCGCCGAACGCCGCAACCCCGGCGGCCCGGTCCCCGACCACCTGCGCGACCTGCTGATGATGCGGGTCGACGGGCTCTCCGACGAGGGCCAGCAGGTGGTCGGCGTGGTCGCCGCCGCCGGCCGGCCGGTCTCCGGCGCGCTCCTGGAAGCCGCGAGCGGCCTGGCCGGCCCGGCCCTGCGCTCCGGCGTGCGCGACGCGGTGACCCGGCAGGTGCTCGTGCGTACCACGGAGGAGAGCTACCAGCTGCGGCACTCGCTCACCGCCGAGACGTTCTACCAGGACCTGCTGCCCGGTGAACGGGCCGGCCTGCACCGGGCGGTCGCCGCCGCGCTGGCCGGCTCGGCCGGCCCCGACGCGTCGCCGATCGTCCAGGCCGAACTCGCCCACCACTGGTTCCACGGGCAGAAGGACGACGACGCGCTGTTCTGGACCCTGCGGGCGGCCCGGTCGGCGGCGACCGTGCACGCCTACGCCGAGGCGCGCCGGCAGTACGGCCGGGTGCTCGACCTGTGGCGGCGGGTGCCGGACGCGGCCGACCTCTGCGAATGCACCTATCCACGGCTGCTCGACGAGGCGGCCGAGGTGCTCGACTACGCCGGGGACCCGCAGCGGGCCGTGGAGCTGACCAGCGAGGCGATCCAGATGGTCGGGTCCGACCCGCGGGACCAGGCGGCGCTGCACGAGCACCTCGCCCGGCTGCGGTGGCGGGCCAACGACACGCCCGGTGCGGTCGCGGCGGCCCGGCGGGCGATCGCGCTGCTCGACGGGCTGTCCGATCCGGCGCTGCAGGCGCGGGCCGGGGAGGTGTACGCGCGGGTGCTGATGCTCAGCGGGCACTACCGGGCCGCGATCGAGCAGGCGTCGGCCGCGCTGGCGCTCGCCGAGTCGCCGGTGGAGCGGGGATATCTGCTGGTCACGCTCGGGACCGTGCGGTTCATCCTGGGGGAGCGGGAGGCCGGGGTCACGCAACTGCGGGAAGGGCTGGCACTCGCGGAGAGCACGGACAGCAAAGAGAACATTCTGCGGGCGTACACAAATCTGACCTATTGCCTGCAGATGTTGAACGAGCTGGAGGAAGGGCTGGCGCTGGCGCGGCGGGGGTGTGATCTGGCGGCCGGGTTCGGGCTGCGGATGACGACCGGGATGGTGCTGGTCGGGAATGCCGCGGACATTCTGCTCGACCTCGGGCGGTGGGACGAGATCGAGCGGCTGATCGGGGAGGTGCTGCCCGGGGAAGCGGCTGATGATCTTCCGCTGTACATCCAATATGTGCGGGCCGAGGTGTGTGTCGCGCGGGACGAGTTGCCGGCGGCTCGGGGGATTCTGGATCTCGTGATGAGCCGGTCGGTGGGGAAGACCGATCAGGACTTCGTGGGTCATGCCTATTCGGCGCTGGCGGCGTTGGAGATCGCTGAAGGGAATTGGCGCGCGGCCCGGCGCGCGGTGGATGAAGGGCTGGCCAAGCTGGGGGATGGGGAAGGGGCATTTCCGGCGCTTCGGCTGGCGGTTTGCGGGTTGCAGGCGGCGGGGGAGGCGTTTGCCCGGCAGGCGGCTCCTGAGCATTGGCTCGGGTGGGCGGAATCGCTTGCGGAGCGGGTTTCCGAGTCGATGGCGGAGTTGCGTCGGGCTGGGGCGCTTCCGGTTGCTGAGGCGTTGAGTCAGGTTGCCGGGGCTTCGCTGCTCCGGGTTCGGGGGGAGCCTCAGGAGGCGGCCTGGGGTGCGGTGGTGGAGACGTGGCGGGTGATGGGGCATCCGTATCCGGAAGTTCAGGCTCGGGTTCGGCTGGCGGATTGTCTGCTTCGGCGGGGGGCTACTTCGGCTCTTCACAAGGAGCTTGTGGGGGCGGCTCGGGTGGCTGAGGGGTTGGGGGCTCGGGGGGTTACCCGGGAGTTGAGTCGGATGGCTGAGCTGGCGGGGGTGGTGCTGGAGTCGGGGCCGGTTCTGGCGGTGCCGGTTGTTCGGTGGGGGTTGACCCGGCGGGAGGGGCAGGTTTTGGAGTTGATTGCGCTTGGTTATACGAATGGGCGGATTGCTCGTAGTCTGGATATTTCGGAGAAGACTGTCAGTGTGCATGTTTCTAATGTTTTGGCGAAGTTGGGGGTGGGGAATCGGTGGGAGGCGGCGTTGCTTTATCGGGGTGAGTCTTCCTGA